The Corvus hawaiiensis isolate bCorHaw1 chromosome 10, bCorHaw1.pri.cur, whole genome shotgun sequence genome includes a window with the following:
- the KCNJ13 gene encoding inward rectifier potassium channel 13, which translates to MTTDMIESNNTKSSAPLLTQRYLRLVTKDGHSTFQMAGAQGRGVAYLRDAWGILMDMRWRWMMLVFSASFVIHWLVFAVLWYLLAEMNGDLELDHNAPPDNHTICVKYITSFTAAFSFSLETQLTIGYGTMFPSGDCPSAIALLAIQMVLGLMLEAFITGAFVAKIARPKNRALSIRFSRSAVVTHTEGKPHLMFQVANTRSSPLTSVQISAILYQEQESGQLHQTSIDFHLDSITADQCPFFIFPLTYYHSMTASSPLAALLQREAPHHFELVVFLSAVQEGTGETCQRRTSYLPSEILLYHRFASLLTRNAKGEYQIKMENFDKTIPELPAAADSKSPKRTDKEIRINGQHADSFQLSETGLTE; encoded by the exons ATGACAACAGATATGATAGAGAGCAATAACACCAAATCCAGCGCTCCCCTCCTGACTCAGAGATACCTGAGGCTGGTGACCAAGGACGGACACAGCACGTTCCAGATGGCCGGTGCCCAAGGCAGAGGTGTGGCGTACCTCCGAGATGCGTGGGGGATACTCATGGACATGCGCTGGAGATGGATGATGCTCGTCTTCTCGGCTTCCTTTGTCATTCACTGGCTGGTCTTTGCAGTGCTCTGGTATCTGCTGGCTGAGATGAATGGGGACCTGGAGCTGGACCACAACGCTCCACCTGACAACCACACTATATGTGTCAAGTACATCACCAGTTTTACAGCTGCCTTCTCCTTCTCACTGGAGACACAACTCACGATTGGCTACGGTACCATGTTCCCAAGTGGGGACTGTCCCAGTGCTATTGCACTGCTGGCAATCCAGATGGTCCTGGGGCTCATGCTAGAAGCCTTCATCACAG GTGCTTTCGTGGCCAAGATCGCGCGCCCGAAGAACCGGGCACTCTCCATCCGCTTCTCACGCTCCGCCGtggtcacacacacagaggggaAGCCACACCTCATGTTCCAGGTGGCCAACACTCGCTCCAGCCCCCTGACCAGCGTCCAGATCTCTGCTATACTTTACCAAGAACAAGAGAGTGGGCAGCTGCACCAAACTAGCATTGACTTCCACCTGGACAGCATCACTGCAGACCAGTGTCCTTTTTTCATCTTCCCACTGACCTACTACCATTCCATGACTGCATCCAGCCCGctggctgctctcctgcagagAGAAGCTCCTCACCACTTTGAGCTGGTCGTCTTCTTGTCAGCTGTGCAGGAGGGCACAGGAGAAACATGTCAGAGGAGAACATCCTACCTCCCATCAGAGATCCTGCTGTACCACCGCTTTGCCTCCCTGCTAACCCGCAATGCCAAAGGTGAATACCAGATCAAGATGGAGAATTTTGACAAGACTATACCTGAGCTCCCGGCTGCAGCTGACTCAAAGAGTCCAAAAAGGACTGACAAGGAGATCCGCATCAATGGACAGCATGCCGACAGCTTCCAGCTCTCCGAGACTGGCCTCACAGAGTAG